A part of Tachysurus vachellii isolate PV-2020 chromosome 4, HZAU_Pvac_v1, whole genome shotgun sequence genomic DNA contains:
- the LOC132844860 gene encoding zinc finger protein 135 isoform X2: MNFVDNLNKWTSRVDMDYGNKLNQALSSSTKFLPTAGLRGAGPFQHYGRPLGHGVKVKEEDESVEDFFHFAQHLQQQTGECLTACCGGANPKAAPLTTTLSTSLTASLTSPLNTPLSSPPPKPSSQPSAERPYHCQDCGKYFRISDIKRHQRIHSGERPFPCFQCGKNFPTSGDLKRHERIHTGERPYHCLQCGKNFSDSGHLKQHERMHTGDRPYQCPQCAKRFYRSGDLKRHLRIHSGERPYKCPQCEKTFSDSGHLRGHQRIHTGERPHRCTLCEKSFFRSGDLKRHHRTHTGERPYQCYQCGKSFSESGHLKEHRRIHTGEKPYHCNQCDKSFSRLERLKGHQSIHTATHINIPATCHQV, translated from the exons ATGAATTTCGTCGATAACTTAAACAAATGGACGAGTAGGGTGGATATG GACTACGGGAACAAACTGAACCAGGCTCTCTCCTCTAGCACTAAATTTCTGCCCACAGCAGGACTGCGCGGTGCTGGGCCGTTCCAGCACTACGGCCGGCCGCTGGGCCACGGCGTGAAAGTCAAAGAGGAAGACGAGAGTGTGGAGGATTTCTTCCATTTCG CTCAACATCTTCAGCAGCAAACAGGCGAGTGTCTCACAGCGTGCTGCGGTGGAGCAAACCCTAAAGCTGCCCCTCTCACTACCACTCTAAGTACATCACTTACTGCCTCTCTGACTTCACCTCTGAATACCCCTCTCAGTAGCCCACCACCCAAACCGAGCAGCCAGCCTTCGGCCGAGCGGCCGTATCACTGTCAGGACTGCGGCAAGTATTTCAGAATCAGCGACATTAAGCGCCACCAGAGAATCCACAGCGGAGAGAGACCGTTCCCTTGTTTTCAGTGTGGTAAGAACTTCCCCACATCGGGCGATCTCAAAAGGCACGAAAGGATCCACACGGGTGAGCGGCCGTACCACTGCCTGCAGTGCGGCAAGAATTTCTCCGACTCGGGTCACCTCAAGCAGCACGAAAGGATGCACACAGGCGACAGGCCTTACCAGTGCCCGCAGTGCGCTAAGCGCTTCTACAGATCAGGTGACCTCAAGAGGCATCTCCGCATCCACAGTGGTGAGCGGCCTTACAAGTGCCCACAATGTGAAAAGACCTTCTCAGATTCTGGTCACTTGCGAGGACACCAGCGCATCCACACGGGAGAGCGGCCTCACCGCTGCACGCTGTGTGAGAAGAGCTTCTTCAGGTCAGGAGACCTGAAGCGTCACCACCGGACACATACCGGAGAGAGGCCATACCAGTGCTACCAGTGCGGAAAGAGCTTCTCCGAATCAGGCCACCTGAAAGAGCACCGGCGGATTCACACCGGAGAAAAACCCTACCACTGCAACCAGTGTGACAAGAGCTTCTCCCGTCTGGAACGACTGAAAGGCCACCAGAGCATCCACACGG CAACCCACATAAACATACCAGCAACTTGCCACCAGGTGTGA
- the LOC132844860 gene encoding zinc finger protein 239 isoform X1 — MNFVDNLNKWTSRVDMDYGNKLNQALSSSTKFLPTAGLRGAGPFQHYGRPLGHGVKVKEEDESVEDFFHFAQHLQQQTGECLTACCGGANPKAAPLTTTLSTSLTASLTSPLNTPLSSPPPKPSSQPSAERPYHCQDCGKYFRISDIKRHQRIHSGERPFPCFQCGKNFPTSGDLKRHERIHTGERPYHCLQCGKNFSDSGHLKQHERMHTGDRPYQCPQCAKRFYRSGDLKRHLRIHSGERPYKCPQCEKTFSDSGHLRGHQRIHTGERPHRCTLCEKSFFRSGDLKRHHRTHTGERPYQCYQCGKSFSESGHLKEHRRIHTGEKPYHCNQCDKSFSRLERLKGHQSIHTGERPFHCAQCGKNFFRSGELKRHQRIHNGERA, encoded by the exons ATGAATTTCGTCGATAACTTAAACAAATGGACGAGTAGGGTGGATATG GACTACGGGAACAAACTGAACCAGGCTCTCTCCTCTAGCACTAAATTTCTGCCCACAGCAGGACTGCGCGGTGCTGGGCCGTTCCAGCACTACGGCCGGCCGCTGGGCCACGGCGTGAAAGTCAAAGAGGAAGACGAGAGTGTGGAGGATTTCTTCCATTTCG CTCAACATCTTCAGCAGCAAACAGGCGAGTGTCTCACAGCGTGCTGCGGTGGAGCAAACCCTAAAGCTGCCCCTCTCACTACCACTCTAAGTACATCACTTACTGCCTCTCTGACTTCACCTCTGAATACCCCTCTCAGTAGCCCACCACCCAAACCGAGCAGCCAGCCTTCGGCCGAGCGGCCGTATCACTGTCAGGACTGCGGCAAGTATTTCAGAATCAGCGACATTAAGCGCCACCAGAGAATCCACAGCGGAGAGAGACCGTTCCCTTGTTTTCAGTGTGGTAAGAACTTCCCCACATCGGGCGATCTCAAAAGGCACGAAAGGATCCACACGGGTGAGCGGCCGTACCACTGCCTGCAGTGCGGCAAGAATTTCTCCGACTCGGGTCACCTCAAGCAGCACGAAAGGATGCACACAGGCGACAGGCCTTACCAGTGCCCGCAGTGCGCTAAGCGCTTCTACAGATCAGGTGACCTCAAGAGGCATCTCCGCATCCACAGTGGTGAGCGGCCTTACAAGTGCCCACAATGTGAAAAGACCTTCTCAGATTCTGGTCACTTGCGAGGACACCAGCGCATCCACACGGGAGAGCGGCCTCACCGCTGCACGCTGTGTGAGAAGAGCTTCTTCAGGTCAGGAGACCTGAAGCGTCACCACCGGACACATACCGGAGAGAGGCCATACCAGTGCTACCAGTGCGGAAAGAGCTTCTCCGAATCAGGCCACCTGAAAGAGCACCGGCGGATTCACACCGGAGAAAAACCCTACCACTGCAACCAGTGTGACAAGAGCTTCTCCCGTCTGGAACGACTGAAAGGCCACCAGAGCATCCACACGGGTGAGAGGCCCTTTCACTGTGCCCAGTGTGGCAAGAACTTCTTCAGATCCGGTGAGCTCAAGAGGCACCAGAGGATCCATAATGGCGAGAGAGCATGA